GTGATTTTAGGACAATGCTATCGGCCAATGGAGATAGTTGGGATTTATGTCCCGGGTGGTCGGGCACCGTATGTTTCAACAGTATTAATGACGGCTATCCCGGCTAAAGTGGCAGGGGTAAAAAAGATTATTCTTTGTACCCCGCCTGACAAAAATGGCAAGATTAATCCTTATATTTTGGCGGCAAGTAAGTTAGCCCAGGTAGATGAGGTCTATAAAGTTGGTGGAGCACAGGCAATTGCCGCATTAGCCTTTGGCACTGCCACTATTCATAAAGTTGACAAGATTGTTGGACCGGGGAATATCTATGTTACTCTGGCGAAAAAAATAGTCTTTGGTGAGGTAGATATTGATATGGTGGCAGGACCAACTGAGGTAGTAGTTATTGCTGATGCACAGGCTAATCCAGAATTTATCGCCGCTGATTTACTCTCGCAGGCAGAACATGACCCACTCTCATTAGCGGTTCTTCTTACTACCTCTTCAGATTTAGCCAATCTTGTTTTAAATAAGGTTGAATCACAGTCAAAATTACTTTCTCATCAGGAAACACTCAAACACTCCCTTGATAATTTAACCATTATTATCACCAGAACCTTACAGGAGGCGATTAACATATCCAACCAATTTGCCCCAGAACATTTAGAACTACATATTAAAAATCCGATGGAAATATTAGGGAATATTGAACATGCCGGGGCAATATTTCTTGGTGAATATTCACCTGAATCTGTGGGTGATTATTTTGCTGGACCAAGTCATGTTTTGCCAACCTGTAAATCCGCACGGTTCTTTTCACCACTTGGTGTAGAAGACTTTTTAAAACGCTCAAGTATCATCTCTTACACGAAACAAGCATTGGTTAAATACGGACAGGAAATTATTAATCTGGCTAATTTAGAGGGTTTCGACGGTCATGCCAATGCAGTTAAGGTAAGATTAGAAAAGTGACGAAAGTGAGCAACCGTTCAGGTGGTAATTTACCGCAGAGACGCAGAGGAACAGAGAAGACATAGAAATAAATCAGATAACAGAAAAGGTAACCGTTCAGGTTATACATTAGAAGTGTCCGAAGGGGGATAAGGAAATAAGGAAGATATAGAGATAAGATAATCTGGACTTTCGTAAATTTTATGCTACTTCTAAAGTTCTCTTTATCCTTATCAATCGGTTTATTTTGCTTAAAGATGGCAAAATTAGGCTCAAAAGCCTGATGATTTTTTTGCAACTTATCCTTTGAAGTTGAGTTGATAAAAAATGCTTCACCTATTTTCTTCCCTTTGTGTCCTTTGCGTTACTACTTTGTGCCC
The bacterium DNA segment above includes these coding regions:
- the hisD gene encoding histidinol dehydrogenase — encoded protein: MEILRFEENNERIKKVLERSNINLIDERIKQKVEEIVREVRNSGDTALLKYTALFDGVKLDDLKVSQDEFLVDNEFLQNLELAATNITNFHKHQSFNSWTVSKEDGVILGQCYRPMEIVGIYVPGGRAPYVSTVLMTAIPAKVAGVKKIILCTPPDKNGKINPYILAASKLAQVDEVYKVGGAQAIAALAFGTATIHKVDKIVGPGNIYVTLAKKIVFGEVDIDMVAGPTEVVVIADAQANPEFIAADLLSQAEHDPLSLAVLLTTSSDLANLVLNKVESQSKLLSHQETLKHSLDNLTIIITRTLQEAINISNQFAPEHLELHIKNPMEILGNIEHAGAIFLGEYSPESVGDYFAGPSHVLPTCKSARFFSPLGVEDFLKRSSIISYTKQALVKYGQEIINLANLEGFDGHANAVKVRLEK